AGGCCTTACCTTCAGGCCAATGGGAGGTCTTCCACAGGACGGTGATCTCCTCCTCGGTGGGTGTCTCTGAGGCCTTGAGGTCACAGACGCTCATAAGGAGCTTCTCCAGCTTCGCCATGATGTCTTCCGGAAGCTTCTTATCCTCCGGCGCCCCACTGTTCAGCTCTTTGAGCTTGGCTGCCGGGGGTGAGAGGGGTGACATTATCACAAACTGCCGccaacgtgcacacacacatttctcgaAGCTTGTATCCATGCACAAACCAGCCATAGCATTAAGCTAACTCTGAATCCATGCACAAACCAGCCACAGCATTAAGCTAACTCTGAATCCATGCACAAACCAGCCACAGCATTAAGATAACTCTGGATCCATGCACAAACCAGCCTTAACATTAAGCTAACTCTGAATCCATGCACAAACCAGCCATAGCATTAAGCTAACTCTGGATCCATGCACAAACCAGCCATAGCATTAAGATAACTCTGAATCCATGCACAAACCAGCCATAGCATTAAGCTAACTCTGAATCCATGCACAAACCAGCCATAGCATTAAGCTAACTCTGAATCCATGCACAAACCAGCCACAGCATTAAGCTAACTCTGAATCCATGCACAAACCAGCCACAGCATTAAGCTAACTCTGAATCCATGCACAAACCAGCCACAGCATTAAGCTAACTCTGAATCCATGCACAAACCAGCTTTAGCATTAAGCTAACTCTGAATCCATGCACAAACCAGCCACAGCATTAAGCTAAGTCTGAATCCACGCACAAACCAGCCTTAGCATTAAGATAACTCTGAATCCATGCACAAACAAGCCATAGCATTAAGCTAACTCTGAATCCATGCACAAACCAGCCATAGCATTAAGCTAACTCTGAATCCACGCACAAACCAGCCTTAACATTAAGCTAACTCTGAATCTATGTGCAAACCATCTTTAGCATTAAGCTAACTCTTGCACAAACCAGCTTTAGCATTAAGCTAACTCTTGCACAAACCAGCTTTAGCATTAAGCTAACTCTTGCACAAACCAGCTTTAACATTAAGCTAACTCTGAATCTATGTGCAAACCATCTGTAGCATTAAGCTAACTCTTGCACAAACCAGCTTTAGCATTAAACTAACTCTTGCACAAACCAGCTTTAGCATTAAGCTAACTCTTGCTAGCTGCACATCTCACTACAGATTTCCTATCTGAGTTTCCATAACTGACTCCTGTTTGTAGTTTCCCATGTGGAAAAGGGTTTTTACCAAGTATCTGCGTGGCGTTGGCTTGCTCAAAGGTGACGGCGTCTGTTTTTGGGAAGTAGATGTTGGTGGGGGACGGATGCGAGCCTGCTGAGGAGTAGGCGCTTccacctggaggagagaggCGGACGAGAGGGGAATGAGCGCCTCGCTCTGCGTTGCTCCTGGTTTCTAAGCAATGGCCAGGGGGCGGAGTCTTACCTGTGAAAGGGTCTGCTACTCCGGTAGGACCTGTGGTACTGGGGCCCGATCCGGGAATATAGCGTCCAGAGCCTGAGAATCACACggacccccccacacacacacgcacgcagacgcacgcacaacgcacaatacacagcacacacgcacacaacacacacacaaccccacacacaacacacacacaatgcacgcaaccaccacacacacacacacacacacggacccccacacacacacacacacacgcacgcacgcacacatacacacacacacgcaagcacgcacgcacgcacgcacgcacgcacgcacacatacccacacacacacacacgttcccacacacacacacacaagtggtTTAATACAGTATCATTTCACATATAGACAATTTCATGTTGCGTATGTAAATGAATGCATACCTGTGAAGGGATCAGCCCCAAAACCTGTCCTACCATCAGAGGAGCCAGGAATATAGCGCCCTGAACCTGGGGAGAGGAGACTACATGAGACCAGGTGCACAGCGCAGCACACAACGCAGCGCCCAACGCCCCTGCCGTCTGTGgacactgacacagcacactgcagtacaggctAATGAAGCGCCTAAACCTCACACTGGTGTACTGCATGTGCCATAACTGGAGGCCATGGAAAAGAAGACTGAATACTGGAACAAAAAATACTGACTATTAGAGTGCATTATCTCACAGTGAATACAGTGATCATTATTCACTGTTTTCAAGAAGCCCAATGGGGTTTCTTACCTCACCAGTACATTCTCTTTCACGTATTTCCAAGCTATTTAGACGCTTTTTTcttatgtgcaaaaaaaaaagtcattaaattAACTGAGGTGCACTGTTATGACTGAATGCAGTAATGAGcacatgatgacatcacaatatgACACCGCACTTAGCTCCTCCTACCCGTGAAGGGGTCGGCTGCTGAGGGCGGGGCGGAGCCCAGGGTCTGGCCTTTGGTGTTCTCGATGATGAAGTTGGCCACCTGGTCCAGGAACATGGGGCTCAGGTCGTTCTTCTCCAGGAAGTTGTGCGCGGTCAGCCAGGGGTCGTCCGACACGTTGTAAGGCAGCTTCATGGAGGGCCCCCCCTCGTTCACGTCGATGGTGAAGACAAAGTCGTACTCCTGCGCACggaaagccacacacacacacacacgtgcgctcatacacacacacgtgatgAGGAACACCCCTGTCTGCCTCTGCAGAGGATGTAACATACACATCCAAGTCATAGGTCCTTCACTTTGCATGACTAAGCAGGGACATGTATTAACATTGCTTTAAGACCTCAGAGACCCACAGCTCCAAAAATGCAATGTTTGTTTTAACAGTCCTGTAGTACTTATTCATGACTAAGTTTacataaaaactacatttccctgTCCCCCAAACTTAAAACTAGCAATACTTTAAGTGGGAAAATGTTCATACTGTGGGAAATTCAGGTTTCAAAGTTCAAGAAAAATGGTTGCCTGTTCATAACCACAATTTTgcctaatttttctttttctaaattcaaaatatgtttagtgattgaaaaatgacattatcttgataaaatgtacaatatacaTTATCTTGAGGCATTTTTTGAATGTTGCAAAAATGTAACACTGGGCACCAATGGTTaccattttttcatattattcaGTTCTCATCATTGCATTATGTATAAATTAATAGCAAAAGATTTGCAGcattgtttgtctgtctctctgtcatgACAATTGTGTCAGGATAATAACCTAatctgagaaaaagaaagataattTCAAACATCTAAATAAAGTTAATTATGTTTGTGTCCACTTGTAGTTGTGCCACTTATAATGCCACTTATAATTAGGTAAGAATAAATCTAATCTGTTGTTGAAATATAGCCCCAACTCCACTATACACCTGGAcaagagtatctgctaaataaaaaaagcatgtaaatatacacacaaatgaatacatataaatgtacatgtaataAAGTAATTCGAGTGGAGGTGCACGTGCTGTCGTGTGTTCATAGGTACGTGCGGTGCGCGTGTCGTGGCGTGTTTGGTGCGCGTGTGGTCGCGGCCCTCACCTTCCCTTCGTACATGATCCTGCTGGAGGAGGCCTGGGACGAGCCCCCCACCACGTCCCCAATCTTCAGCCAGCGCCCGTCGCTCGCGCTCCACTGGTACGCCTCCACCTTCTGCCCCTCTTTGATCAGCCGAGTCTGCCCGTCACGCGTCCCTGTGCGCAGGCAAGCGCCCCGCGTCAATCACACGAGAGACCCGCCCCACTCGCCTCACGAACACCGTGAGACCGTCAGCGAGTGGCAGCACCTGGTACTGCCACAACTGTgtcctttacattacattacattacaggcatttagcagacgctcttatccagagcgacttacacaactttttacatagcactttacattgtatccatttatacagctggatatatactgaagcaatgcaggttaagtaccttgctcaagggtacaacggcagtgtccttactcgggaatcgaacctgcgacctttcggttacaagcgcagttccttacccactgtgccacactccgtcccttTAACAAGCCCTACAGGCACAACACAGTCAAATGGAACAGTGTAACAGCTCCTGCCTGGTTTAGCTCTGTGattggggggggcagtggggcttTGCCTGGCAGTGGGACGTTACCAGGCTGGTTTAGGTGAGCAGataggggaggggagaggaggtggaACAGTACCAGTCTGCTTTAGGTGTTACAGAGCAGAcatgggaggggagaggggggatggAATAGTACCTGTCTGGTTTAGGTGTTacagaggggaagggggaagggagaggggggtggaacAGTACCTGGCTGGTCCAGGTGTTCCTTGCCCGGGAGGTCCTCCATCTTGATGTCGCCCAGGTCTCCGGTCTTGGGGTCGATGGTGGCTTTGGAGAGCTCCTCCTCAAAGGCCTGCAGATCCTCAGCGCTGGCCACACGCTCGTCTGCCTCCGTGAACACTCTGATTATCCCATCACTGCGCGACAGAGGAGCGCTGAGCTTAAACACgaggcacgtacacacacacacacacacacacacacacgcttctccaacactcatacacaccacacacacacacacacacacacacacgcacatacacacacacacacacacgctcgtcTGCCTCCGTGAACACTCTGATTATCCCATCACTGCGCGACAGAGGAGCGCTGAGCTTAAACACgaggcacgtacacacacacacacacacacacacacacgtatacacacacacacacacacacacacacacacacacacacacacacacacacacacacacacgcatgtacacgctCGTCTGCCTCCATGAACACTCTGATTATCCCATCACTGCGCGACACAGAGGAGCACTGAGCTTAAACACGGAggcacgtacacatgcacacgtgcacgctcatgcacacacagacacgtacaaacacacacacacacacgcacgtacacacacacacgcacgcacgcacgcacgcacgcacgcacgcacgcacgcacgcacacacacacacacaaacacacgcacgcacacacacattcaaacacaaacactgcacacacagataatTGCACCATTTTTCTGGGAAATCTCCCATCCTGTAAGGCaccagttcatttttttttttaaatctcagaaATGGTTCAAATGAGGTGGGGCAACATGACAGAGCATCAAAGGCGGAGGGCTTTACCTCGCTCCCACGACTACATCCCCATTGTGCAGCACGCAGCAGCACCACACCGACTGGGCAGGGAGGCGAATAGTCTGGGCACACTCCCCTTTCTTCCATATCCGCACGGTCCGGTCTTCTCCCGTACTGATGAAATCTGTATCGCCACGGAAACAGCCACAGCCCCGTCATCTCGTCACCTCGTCTCCCAGATACACTTGCGTTCAAGAGACTAAAGCCAGGAGACTGGAACTGTTTAAGACAGGCACTCAGAGACTGTACTATGCATAGGTGCACTGGCTTACAATGGGACAGTCAGGATAGGATAGGAAAGACGGCTATGCAAACAGTGCATTTCAACAGCTCTTATAACAACGATTACTGTAAGTTTTGGATGCACTGTGTTTCATAAGCCACACTGGacaagatggtaaatggtaaatggactgcatttatatagcgcttttatccaaagcgctttacaattgatgcctctcattcaccagagcagttaggggttaggtgccttgctcaaggacacttcgacacgcccagggcggggtttgaaccgccaaccctccgactgccagacaatcggtcttacctcctgagctatgtcgccccacaagAGCCAATGTAATGTGAGTGAACATAACtcaatttaatgtaatgtaataaaaagcaCTGTAACAGCGGTCTGCACCTTCCCCGTTGGGACACAAGGCCAGGCTGTAGATGTAGTTGGTGTGGCCGTAGTAGACCTGTGTGCACTCCCCCGTCACCAGCCACCGTCGGATGCTAGCGTCGTTGCTGCAGGAGAAGAACTCTGTGTCGTTGATTACCGCCAGGCCCCTGACGCAGTCTTCGTGACCTGGGGACGCAAGGTCGCGTCAGACAGAATCGGCACCACGGGAAAATTCATATATCCCAActtatatttgtcttttttccaaACACGCAGCATTAAAATACATTCCAGTTACCTTTGCTGTTGCCAGCACCACAAATACATACAACTTTACCTCAGGGCTGTGAGCATTACTTTTCATCTTCATAATAAGGGCTTAATACAGAATACAGACTCactgcatatatgtgtgtgtgtgtgctcagatTTAGCATGCTTGTTTGCTACTAACTGTATAATTTCATAAAAGTAAACGAGTGTCCTGACTTCACAAGTCCTTACCTACAAGCTTGTTTAGGAGCTCTTTAGTCAACACAATCATTTTAGACATAAGTTATCACGACAGTGTACTTAGCTAAACATAAAATGGAGGTAACCTTCAccattttcaataaattaataattttgatACAGTGTCATCAAATTTTCAACAGGTGGGTGAATGTCACCCCTGCTTATGCGACTTCAGTTCTTTCTTGTTTAATAGGCAATTAAATAGAACTGAACCCATGATCCCCAATGAACACTAAACCCATGAAAAGCAATAAACTACGAAGACCTGTGTCTTGTCATCTTGTGAAGCACGTTAAATTACGTGCAATATTTCGTTTAAGTTTACTTTCCCTCTCGTTATTTAATATTCTGAAATGTAAGAAGGAAGCCACGTTGTAAGCATTCGCACCCATTTAACTCAAATGCTAAGCAAGCCTGACACCTAGTGGCCAGTTTTGAAATAAACCGTGCCGGGCTGACATCGACCAGCGAGCTCACCAGTGAAAGTCCTCTCGCAACGTCCCGCTTTCCACAGCTTGATGGCTTTGTCGGCTGAACCGGTCAGCATGAGGCCTTGTTCTGGCAGGATGACCACCGTCCATACAGCGGCTGTGTGTCCCTGAGGTCCAGAGGGAAGAAAATTCATCACTGGAGGGTGGAGGTTCAGGCCAGTTTACACTTCAGCCTTCATGCAAACAGGCAGGACAGAGGAGAAGTATTTACACACAAAAGAGCAGGTACACACCTGTAGAGTCATCATACACTTGTCACTGAGCCACACTTTCGCTGTAGTGTCCCATGAGCCACTCAGTAGAGTGCCGAATTTCCCAGAagagagactgcagactgtAGACAAGGAACAGCAAGACACAAGTTGCACCAAAAAGGTCAGGAGAGCAACCTCAGTAGCACCTGTCTGAAGAGCTACAAACTTTTTGCTTTATTGATTAGCCCACAAGGCAATTTTGCAATGTAGTcatttggcagaagcttttaGTCAAAGCGATATACAAAAGGTATATTTCATTTGATAAGCAAACACCACTAGCCCTTTAACTGGTTGTTTAGCCAAACGGTAAATCTCATTTGACTTAAAAGCAATCAAGTTTCTTTTTATAGGGTCATGCTAAACATAGGCAAAGTTGCAATTATGTAAGTGCAACCGTCAAGGCGCATGTCTCAAGaccagtgagagagggagaagggttCCTTTTTTCTCCAGGTTTCTTTCTGATTCAAAAAGCTGGGTAACGGATATATAATGCAGAAGTACAGGTTATTGTGTTGCCCATGGATGCAACATTGGCGCCCCAACTGGGAATGCAAACCATCCAACCTCGCTGTGAAAGGCTCAGATtacacaccacagcaccacactgccaccctaGCCCACCCTAGGTACAGCACGTTCGGTTACTACAGGGCTTGGAATGATGCCACACACCGTAACCGGCACGGTGGGATGTAACAGCtacctgtgtttttgtgtccctTCAGAATGAAGAGGGGGTCCGGTCTGTCCAGTGAAAAAACACAGATGTTGTTGTCGTTTCCACCCGTGGCTACAAGTCCCCGTGGGTATGTGTCGTTTGGAGCTATGATGCACACGCTGGACACGAAGTTTGTGTGGCCGTTCATGCAGTGCATTTCTGTAAACCCCCTATTTGGActgaacatacacaaacacacattaagaGAATTATGTCATAATAAATTAAGAACATAAAGTGAACTAACAAACTACACGGAAGCAAACCAATCCCCAGATTTGTCCTCATTACAGTCATTGATCTACAATTATTCAACGAACTTCTTAATGGAGATACAAACGGTCGCTGCTCAATTTATTTCAAGAATGAAGATCATTTTCGAAATAATACAGACTTAGCTTGCAACATATCATAGCTAATTACTAACGTCAACTGACGGAATGTTCTACGGTAAGCTAGCTCTAGTtggagctagctagctaactacagCCAAGTATTTAACCGTcgaccaaaacaaacttttggcACTCATAATTATAGTTATATCAatggggggaaaataaatagacgtgactgatttcttttttttttaaagtaacgtTAGTAACTACAGTCATCACCTGTCAATTTACCTTGAATTTGGTACCCAGACCCTACCCGTTCTGTCCCTAGATACAGACACAAAGGCTCCTTCGGGGAAAAAAGCAGTTGCAAGTCCTCTTACATCCATTTCATGCCCGGGAATAGAGCAACTTAGCCTATAGGTATTAGGAGATGCCATTATTTTCAATCCAACAGCACAATGATTGAATTTACAGTAATTATTGAAAGCAAAAGCAACCAAACAAGGAACTgacacagcaacagcacagcGGAGGAAGTGGCTGCTATGCCGGTGTGGTGCATGATGGGTAAACAgagaatggaataaaaataactgaattaaattgGATTTTTGTGAAGTAAATTAGTCCATACAACATTTATAGTAATATATAAATGAGTATTGATAAAGTATTTATTCACCAAAGGAACGATTGCGTAAGAGCTGCCCGATGGCGTCACTCATATGTAGTATTAAGTCATTGAGTCCTTCTCCATTGTCCGTCTCAGGAATTAGTTCATAATTCATTATTTGCATTGAGGTGCACAAACgactttaattatttttcttagaTAAATAACTAGAGCTATTCGAGTACCGTTAGAACAAGAGTTTCTTACTCAATCAAATCAACAttctttattgtattttatatttgagtCTCAGCTTCTGTCTGCTCGTGTGTGTTCGTACAGTGACCCTataatttattgtcattttaatttatgggGGGtcactacaaataaaatgaagccAGCTTGATGCATGCTGCTGTTGACAACTATTTGTGCAGAAATTATTAATTTACAACATAAATATGGGCATACTATGGATGGTTTGCAGAACGCTGAGCACGTGATCACAAACCATGCGCGTTTTGTCCGTATCACGTTTCCGTTGATACAATTTGCCGAACACGGAAGAAGACGTATAGCCAGTTCTGCTAGAAATGCTACGGGTAGACAGGTGGCTTTGACTCTTACGGTTTCATACGTTTTATTTAGCCGCATGAGGCGAGATAAGGAGTACC
The nucleotide sequence above comes from Anguilla rostrata isolate EN2019 chromosome 7, ASM1855537v3, whole genome shotgun sequence. Encoded proteins:
- the plaa gene encoding phospholipase A-2-activating protein isoform X2, which encodes MHCMNGHTNFVSSVCIIAPNDTYPRGLVATGGNDNNICVFSLDRPDPLFILKGHKNTVCSLSSGKFGTLLSGSWDTTAKVWLSDKCMMTLQGHTAAVWTVVILPEQGLMLTGSADKAIKLWKAGRCERTFTGHEDCVRGLAVINDTEFFSCSNDASIRRWLVTGECTQVYYGHTNYIYSLALCPNGEDFISTGEDRTVRIWKKGECAQTIRLPAQSVWCCCVLHNGDVVVGASDGIIRVFTEADERVASAEDLQAFEEELSKATIDPKTGDLGDIKMEDLPGKEHLDQPGTRDGQTRLIKEGQKVEAYQWSASDGRWLKIGDVVGGSSQASSSRIMYEGKEYDFVFTIDVNEGGPSMKLPYNVSDDPWLTAHNFLEKNDLSPMFLDQVANFIIENTKGQTLGSAPPSAADPFTGSGRYIPGSSDGRTGFGADPFTGSGRYIPGSGPSTTGPTGVADPFTGGSAYSSAGSHPSPTNIYFPKTDAVTFEQANATQILAKLKELNSGAPEDKKLPEDIMAKLEKLLMSVCDLKASETPTEEEITVLWKTSHWPEDIVFPVLDILRLAVRHPVVNQSLCSETEGVQFCNHLLSLMAPQGRPANQMLALRTLCNCFSGPLGRGLLMSQRETVMSRATELKGVCNKNIHIALATLVLNYAGGLHGQADLEGKAQCLSMASTVLEGALDKEAVFRLLVALGTTISGDPTAKDLAQSLGVKSQIAKYASVAEPAKVGECCRLVLNELQ
- the plaa gene encoding phospholipase A-2-activating protein isoform X1, with product MASPNTYRLSCSIPGHEMDVRGLATAFFPEGAFVSVSRDRTGRVWVPNSSPNRGFTEMHCMNGHTNFVSSVCIIAPNDTYPRGLVATGGNDNNICVFSLDRPDPLFILKGHKNTVCSLSSGKFGTLLSGSWDTTAKVWLSDKCMMTLQGHTAAVWTVVILPEQGLMLTGSADKAIKLWKAGRCERTFTGHEDCVRGLAVINDTEFFSCSNDASIRRWLVTGECTQVYYGHTNYIYSLALCPNGEDFISTGEDRTVRIWKKGECAQTIRLPAQSVWCCCVLHNGDVVVGASDGIIRVFTEADERVASAEDLQAFEEELSKATIDPKTGDLGDIKMEDLPGKEHLDQPGTRDGQTRLIKEGQKVEAYQWSASDGRWLKIGDVVGGSSQASSSRIMYEGKEYDFVFTIDVNEGGPSMKLPYNVSDDPWLTAHNFLEKNDLSPMFLDQVANFIIENTKGQTLGSAPPSAADPFTGSGRYIPGSSDGRTGFGADPFTGSGRYIPGSGPSTTGPTGVADPFTGGSAYSSAGSHPSPTNIYFPKTDAVTFEQANATQILAKLKELNSGAPEDKKLPEDIMAKLEKLLMSVCDLKASETPTEEEITVLWKTSHWPEDIVFPVLDILRLAVRHPVVNQSLCSETEGVQFCNHLLSLMAPQGRPANQMLALRTLCNCFSGPLGRGLLMSQRETVMSRATELKGVCNKNIHIALATLVLNYAGGLHGQADLEGKAQCLSMASTVLEGALDKEAVFRLLVALGTTISGDPTAKDLAQSLGVKSQIAKYASVAEPAKVGECCRLVLNELQ